The nucleotide sequence TCATGAGAAAAGTGgggatttttgtttttatttttttaattaatttcttttttatatgTACTATACTATATAGGTGTAAAACATTTTTCATAATGATCAATAAAAATAAGATTAAATAATTTTGTTAGtccttataattttattaaatttataattaaatttatagAAATAATTAGGTATGTATATTCTTAATGCAACATAGTAATAATTAACATAATTAATGGATAAGAATAAATGTTCTTGTCCTTATTCCATTGTGTCATATTTTTCTTGGTAGTTAGTTGGCTCATACGTTTCACATCATTGGTGCAATAGTCATCCGGTGAAAGACATATAATgtatatgaataagtgtaggaattaatttttaattaattatttttttgaaaggcTTAGTTACTTTTAGAATTAAGGACTAAATTTTAAAGAGTAAAatttagagtttaaaatttaaaatttaaaataaaaaattattatttatttattttttttaacatatacattaatatttaaaatttaaaatataaaaatattatttatatattaaaattttttaaatatatactatttaattaattttaatgtgtATGCGACCGATTTTGGAGACACTTACATTATTGTTTGAAATAATATGCATGCACCTATGTATCTATTGATGTGATGAGAGACAAGAATAAGTCACAAGAATGATGTGTTACATCATAAATAGTactatatagattaaaacaaatatATTTATTCTAAAATTATTCAAGGCTTCTAACACATGAAGTAGCAATGGGTAATTTTTGTAGTTTACTTAGACAAGGGCCAGCATGAATGAAGCATTATTATAGTACCATGCATGTATATTCATAAACGCATGCATGCATTATTAATTAGTACGTTAATTAATAATTAGTAGAAGATATGGTGAATAATTAATCATGATTAATGGTGATGATGAGTTTTTTTTGTTGGGACATGCATGCAGGTTAAGTGGATAAGATTGCTCTATAGTGACTTCTCTGCTTTCACAAGAGACCAGGAACGATTAATCTCAATCAAAGCGTTGGATTATTTGGAAGGGAATTTGCTAATGCACCAAGGTCCCATAAATAATTGGAGATCCTCTTTCTTCCCTCTCTCCGATCATCTCAGAATTGCTACCTTAATAACCAAACACAAAATTCTCTATTGCCTTGAACTctctaaatattattatcatcacCAATCCCAAGAAAATGTGAACAAGGTACAATATATATCTTCATgccaaaaattatttaaattataataaaaaaacaaaaatactacTTATCCTTTAAATTCTTAGATACATTGATTTATAAAAATGTTAACCAAAAGATGTGGGTTTTTTCGGATAATGCATGGCAATTTAGTAAAGCTAGCCAAGTGTTAAAAATTGTtaacaataaaaatatatataaattgttTGTGCTTAATTTTTTGTAGGAAATTGAAGAACTGCTAGAAGGAATGGGGAACATCCCTGGGTTTTATTATGAGAAACATGTGTCATATGTTGAGTTCTTGAATAGAGTCCGAAGTGGAGAGTTGTGGCTTCAGTCACAAGGGTTGTGGGAAGTTCCTCATCCGTGGCTTAATTTGTTCATACCAAAATCTcaaatcatgcaatttaattcaGGCGTTTTCAGGGGCATCATTTTCAAAAGAAACATTACCACTGGACCTGTCTTGGTTTATCCCATGAACAGAAGCAAGTAAGCCCTAATTAAATTAATCACACTTATTTTAACgtttcttaaattttaaatttatttttgataCACTAATGTTGTaagattttatttcaatttaatattGGTGTGATGTGAATTTGTAATTAGATGGTTgtacaaaaattaaattttaagtttATTGACTATGTTacgtgtacattaaaattaatcactaaaattaaccaaaattaactattaatataaaatatacattaaaaataaactaaacaatatatatatttatacataaatatacagTGTCTatttttaatgactaattttaatgtataaataatattttttaattaaaagtactaattattaattaattaattccaggTGGGATGATAAGATGTCAGCATCAATTCCAGATGAAGATGTGTTCTACACGGTGGGATTTTTGCACTCAACTGGGTTTGATAAATGGAATGAATTTGATGCTGAAAACAAAGAAATCTTGAAGTTTTGTAGTGATAATGGCATCAAGGTGAAGCAATATCTTGCCCAACACAGCACACAAGAAGAATGGAAAAACCATTTTGGGGATAATAAATGGAAGGTTTTTGTAGAAAGAAAAAATCAATTTGATCCAAGAATGATTCTATCACCTGGACAAAAAATCTTCAACAATAATAACCTACAATAGTATAGTATTATATTGAAAAGtaagaataaattaccatttgtatccatgaaCGAAAGATATAAACACTGACAAATATATCCATATAATTGTATCTACGAAAGATAGTTTCTGTATGCCAAGAATACCCTAACGGACCAATTGTGTAACCAATGTCTGGGTACTCTTAGCACACGAAAACTATCTTCTATAgttataattgtcgttttattctggATACATTTGTCAGCATCTATATTTTTTACGAgtacaaatagtaatttattcTGAAAAGTAAATAATGTTTATTATGATGATGGGTACCTAATAAAAATTTAGTTGCCTTAATTAATTAGCTGGGCATAATATTGTAAATATCTAAAATCTAATTAGATCCTATCTTTTTGTTAAATAAAAGTGGGGCAGGGTTTGAAGTTGCATGATTTTGGCATATCCATACATATCACGCTCATAAACATAAGATACGTTAGGTTGACAAAATCATACGTACAACGGTACAAGAATACAAGGACAAGACAGCTGTCTCTCTCTCTGTTTCTAGCTTTGTCTCTCACGTTATCCTAGTAGTTTAATTAACTTTTCGATTCCCAATAACATTGGAGAACATCACTACTATATCATAATTCATATTGGCacggattttattttatttttcggtGAACTATATATATGGTGGCTCTTAATATATAGGTTGTGAGTGTATGTGTTTAGTTTAAGGATTCTGTGATTTCGTCGTGTATTCCTTTGGAACAGGATCATAGGAGCAACCCTACAGCAATAATTGAGATCCTAGGTTAACAAGGAGCATAATTGTGTTCAAGCGGTGTAATataataaaccattattttaggTTGCTAGCAGATATGATAACGTCTAAATCCCTATATTAAAATAGTattagagttaatagtcaaaatcgttcataaaaaatattttgatctttatttttattttcgaaagataaaattaattaaatttgtctCCAAAATCAAAAGATAACCAATTTGGTCATGTTCGTTCTTTTATCATCTGTTTTACTAAGGTGATTAATATTTATTGATGTGTCCCGTTAACTGCTAACTTGGCAGATGTCAAGTAATATTTTCTTATTGCTGACAAGATAAGTATGTTAGAACAATTTAAATCAATCCCTAAATGAATGAATCCTAATACTAAATTTAATTGTAAATAAGTTACCGTCAACACTTAGATGGCCATGGACTTTGGTAGAACCTGAAATTGTTGGTTCACCGCGAGAATGGAAATAGGAAATGGAGGTCGTGGTGGTAGTTTGTTGTATCTGTCGCACAACAGTCATGGTTCCATCGCTTCAATGCGAACAAGGAGGAAGACTTCATGATGAATCATGTTTTGTGAGTTGAAGGCTGTGATTAAAAAATTTGGGATAGCATAAAATTCAGACAGATTGTTCCATGTATGTAAAGTAGCAGGTGAGTGGTGTTGAAAAAAAGTTAAAGATTTTTCATCTTATTTTTTGTTGttgggtatttttttattttttttgttctctACTTTTAAAAATTACGGAAGGGCAGTCACTACAATTACATTAAGCGggttaatgatgatgattatcaaGAACTGTGGGTGGTACAAAGAAAGATGCAGGAACTGATTTAGAGGTTAAAAGTGACTATGATGGATGGAGGGTAAAAATGGCATAGAAATTAGGCAGTTTGGAAGTTAAAGTTAGAGTTATGAAACTGTTAATGATTCTTATATTTGTAGTAGTTGTAATTAGTGTGATACTTTATTGTTTGATATGTACTTCTAAGTAAACCCAATTTTGTTATTCAGTAAATTGACATTGTGTGCAAGAATGTATTGAAATGTAATGGTGTATTATTAAATTGCATGGCTTGAATGAGAGTAGCTGTTTAAAGTTGGTTGTGTAAGATTAAGTGCAAACTATCAATTATTAACATTGTCAAATATTACAAACAAGTCTTTGTCATCATTGCTATAAGATATATTAAACCATTAACAACATAAGTAATCAAACTAAGTAATCTTAGCATTGTCTTGTCATTGAAGGCTAATGATCACATTGTCttagaaaaataaatatcatAGCTGATTCATAAGATTTTTATGACACCACAAATCTAAAAAGAAGGCTACACACAAAAAAAAGGGATAAATACAATTTTTAAATTACAGATAATCACAATATTAATATGGTACTTCATTTGTTCTgtacaaaaaacagaaaatagctTCATACAAAAAACAATTAACCACAGTACATTTTTAactaatcaaatttttttttatcatttttctttgGGTGCTTGAAGTATGAAGTAAACACAAAAGTCATGAAGTTAGCCAGCTTCTTAGCAATTGCAGAACTTGTCCCTTTGATTGTCTCAACAGAAATAACCACAGGTACAGTTGCAGTAAGTTTAGGGAAGGACTTAACTCTTGCTTTTTCTTTAATGACTTGTAATTTAGGTAGCCTAGTTACTATTTGATCCTACATAATCCAGTACCAAATGTATTTGTTAGATGATTAAATAAAGCTAAAATTATTTATAGTTTTAATAGTGATAATACAACCTGTTGTGTATCTTGGGTTGGTGAAATACTTTCAGATTGGCTGATATCAATCTCTATTAGAGACTGGATGGGTGATGAAAGTGCAGGTAATGGTGCTATTGCTTCTGGAGCAATATCAACATCAGCAAGGGCAGTACTTACTTCTAGATCAACCCCATGTGCAGCAGGGACAACAACTACGTACTAGTTGCAACTGCATCTGTCTGGCATGTTCCTCAAGATTCATAGCTTTTTTCTTTGTACAATCTCTTTTGATGTGTCCAATCTCACTATAGTACATGCATCGGATTGGGTTGTACTTTCTCTTCGTCTTTATTTTTGATCCAGTTGGTTATTCATCCTTgtctcttctccttttttttgTCGGTCTTCTAGATTTGGGATTAATTGGGGATGAGACTGGAGCTAgatgtgaatttttttttctataaatccTGTCCTTTTACCGGATTGATGTTGAAACAGTAAGTTCACCTTTATGCTTCCATCTTCAACCAGTCATGATAATACTGTTTAGCCTTCTTGCTATTCTTATCCTGTATTGCTGATATTGCTTGCATACATGGcattcttttcaaaataaattaaaatattaattaaaatttctaACATAATTGAAGATATCATTAATTAAGTGTTGAAGTTGTTACTTGTGAGTTGCCAAAACTTACAAGCGCATGTGTGCTTTTCCAAATCAACCACCATATTGATTGGCCAGCCATGCATTTCGTAcaattcttctttttcatcaccaGACCATTGAGGAGTCCAATGGCTAGACAATCTTGTCATTATTTCTAGTCTACTTTGTTGAACAGGAGGGAGAATTCCTTGATAGTTCTACAACTTCTTCCTATAGTCAATTATATTCTTTATGATGATTCTTCTAACTTCTTCAGCTAAGGTCAGTAATTCATGAGCATAATCCCACACCAATTCATACTCTGCTATCTCATCACCCTCCAACACTTTTCTAGCAGCTTTTAGCGCCCTAGTAATGCATGTGCTATGCAAGTACACATTACACTTTCTTACTAACCAATCGTAAACTTCTCGATGCTTCATAGTTGGATGCTTCCTAAACTTAGGTACTAGTTTATTAAGTGTCCAAGTTTGGGTGGCAGTTCTATTTTTCCTCCTTCTTGGTAGGGGTGTGCAtgacccggcccggcccgaagacccggcccggtcccgaacactttggggctaatttgatgtgatttcatcgggtctagggccgggtatgggtctcaaaagtagacccggtcattatttcctTCTTGGACAAGTGTGATTATTAACTAGAGTTTTAATTTGTCAAGACCCATTTTGTTTGTTACATGCACAATATACTACCCATGGACAATCTTCTATCTTACAAACAACTCTGACTCTAACCATATCATTctttgtaaataaaatatttttactccACTGAATTTTATAGTCCATAGTAGCTTGCTTAAAATCAGCTTTCGACTTAAATATCATACTAATCTCAAATTTTAGGTTTTTAAATTTGGTCTTTTCATTAAATTAAGGATACACAGTTGGTGATTCTTCATCAGAATCCAACTCTTTACCAGAATTCTCTAAATGTCATGAGTCAACATTTAAGGCACTATCAAGATCATTATCATCCTCTTCTACatctgccaaaaaaaaaaaattcaaaacataaattaCCCTAAATATTTGCCAAATCAATTAATAAATCAATAACCGTATGAATATAAACATGCTAGAGTCAGAACTTTCTTCATCTTCAGAACCCTCATAGCTAGAGTCATCGGTGTCTATTTCTTTATCCTTTAATTTGGACTTAGGAGACCTGTGCTTTTCTCTGATCCcaaatttcttgttcttttttgGTGCACTTTTTTCAATGTCGCTGTCAATGTCATTGCTATAAAGATTGTCTCTTAGAATTTTGGGAGGTCTATACAGTTTATCTTCAGCACTTTCATGAGTCATAAGAATGAGAATCTTCTTCCTGGATGAGAGCTTCATTTACACATCTTATAGATCTTGTAAGCATACATCTTTTGCTATTTCCTTTGTTCTTATTACCTTCTAAGTTTTTGGCTGGTTTAGATGATGTTTTTGGCTGAGGTGAAACTGTGTTGACTTGAAAGGTGGTCTTGGTGGGATGAGAGTGAAATTTTGTGGTCTGCAAGGGAGTCTTTATGGGATGGGAGGTAGTCTTGATGGGCTTATATGCTAGTTTAATGGGTTGAGAATTGGGCTTATTGGGCTTAGTGGGCTGTGAAGCTATTTTAGTGGGTTGAGATGTTGGTTTGTTGGGTTGAGGGTGCATTGTAGTGGACATCTTGGCAGGTTGTGAATGGTGCTTCTTAGCTTGGAAAGATTTCTTCTTCTTGCTACTTTCTGCTTCCACAATGACTACATCCTCCTCCATGTTATCCACTACACATGGCTGTGAAATGCAATTCTCAAAGTATGTATAGGTTGATCAAATGTTGGTTCCTCCTACAATTCTTGCACATTGCAAGCAAAGCTGCATCTATCACCAACTTTTTCAACTCGGATGAAATGGAAACTCCAGAAATTTTTCACCATCAGTTTCCAACTTCAATGTATCCCAACTCCTTATAGTAACCCCTTACAAAGAACTCATCAAGTGTGTCTCCTTCAATACCCATCAACACTTCTGTATTGTCAGATTTATATATCATCTCTCCATCCTCACATTTTTTAAACAACTCACCATGGTAAAATACAAATGTCATGGGAGGACCCTCCATTTACAATAACAAAAACAGAAATAGCTTTAATAAAAAGACTTGCACTAGTTATTCTCTATGTGTCACCAACGGCTAAATGCAGTTTGTACCAATCAATCATAAAAAAACTTACCCTAAACGCAAAATAAACATGCAACAAACTAAAAGAACCATCATTAATCAAACACTCTGACTAAAAATCATCACAAAGCCAGTTAAAGCAAGATATTCTCACACACTAAAATGATAAACGAACAGTCACACAAATACTTGGTCACTCCAAACCCTAGCTTAAATTAGAGGAACACACACAGCACGACACTAGGAATATCTCACACCACAGAATAACTGAAAAATCATCAAACAAGTTTCATCCTTACCTCTCGCCATCACGGTGGCTTCCTCCACTCTCAACACTGCTCTAGGACAAGATCAAATCCGCATTCAGTATTGACAACTTTTCTGTTTTAATCGTTAACCAACACTAACGAATGTTGATGAGGTAATTTAAAGTTTAGGTGAAAGGCTTAGGGCATAGCTGTAGGGAGACGATACGTTTTGGAGCGAAACAAAGAGAGATGGTTGTTATGAGAGGGGGTTAGGCTTTGCAACGTTTAAATCTCTCTTTTGGACACTAAACGATGACGTTTCAAGATTTGGAGACCATTGAATAAAAAATGCATCGTTTTGTTTTGGTGCCAAGCTGGCAGTTAATAGGACATGTCAGCGAATGTATGTTAGCCACATCAGCGAAGGAGATGATGGAAAGACGAACGTGACTAGAGTGGTTATATTTTGGGGacgaatttaattaattttatcttttagggacgaaaatggagatcaagatatctttcagggacgattttgactattaactcaagAGTAATATAATTTATCTTCGTAGCAATAATGTATATTTTTGGATCATTATTTACTTGAATATATTTTAATCTAAAAATGAAAGTTAACAATCgttaaataatttagttaaattactTAATATAATATGTGGCTAATGTGTATAANNNNNNNNNNNNNNNNNNNNNNNNNNNNNNNNNNNNNNNNNNNNNNNNNNNNNNNNNNNNNNNNNNNNNNNNNNNNNNNNNNNNNNNNNNNNNNNNNNNNNNNNNNNNNNNNNNNNNNNNNNNNNNNNNNNNNNNNNNNNNNNNNNNNNNNNNNNNNNNNNNNNNNNNNNNNNNNNNNNNNNNNNGACTTTATTTAAAAGGTTTGAGTAAATTTTAcatagttattatttttttttttatttgccaTATGTTTgtcatgaaattatttttttaaaaaatttaaactaatagaaAAGAGTACATAAATGATTATATTTCTAATATACCACTTATGTAAGTCTTTTTTAGATTTTGTGAACTTTTGAATaggctttttttttcttatttatcttgTGCTATTTTTTTTTTGAGTCCAATAAGAATCGAACTCTATATTTTTCAGCATAAAAACTGATTCTGTTCTGTATAAGGCCCAAGCATATAAAACGGGCTAATAAAAAATCCAAACCCAAAATGATATACTGCAAAACTTTATTCAGTATTACGATAAATAGAAATGAACTGTAAAATCATACAAATCTAGAGAAATTAACACGTAACATACAAACGACTATGTGGTCAAGCGATAAATGACAAGAGAGCCATTGATAGAGATAAATGTATAAAAATAAGCTGGATACAAAAGGGAGGTGGATTGtttttctatataatttttattatcatAATCTATTTACTCATTTAGGTATCAAAATATTTCTGCAAGTACTGACTCCAACTCGTGAACTTGAGGGAAGACAAagtctcaaattttttttttttcattagctACACTACATTCGTCTTCACTTTAAATAGATACTAAATTATGAAATCACATATTTCAAAAGTTTAAATTGATAGAAGAAAACACAATTGAttataaaagttttaaaataatgtTACGGTACTACTTTTTCCTAAAcacttaaattaataaaaaaaatacataaataattatatctctaacacaTATAACTAACTAATGTAATATTAAACAAATTGTCATAGTAGTAATTATATTGCATATTCACATTCATAAATTCATACATAGTACTATAATGGTTAATTGAGTAGTCATTAGTCTAGACAATGATAATTAGCATATGACTAAACGATATTCTGTCGCTCACTCTTATTTTGAATATGAAAAggttaaaaagatatgatagttATATTAAATGGTTAATGATACTTTAAAGTCCATACATACACTAACGTGTAAACCGATTATTCAAGCTAATTAAATAATTCAAAACGTAGCTACGTTGGCAGTACAATAATTGGGCTTTTAATTTGTCAAACTCACACGGGAATAATATCAGTTTTTTaggctaaaatttttatatatgaataattttaatatgaaatacaaaaatattttattattttagtgttctatatCATTGTGGTAGTAGCACAAATgacgttttgtaataaaaaaaattttaaattataaaaaaataaaatgttactgACGTTTTGTAAATGACTATAGTAATGTTTAACACACAGTTTGGTTCATGACGAAGGATTTTATCTCTaataatacaatattaaaaaaaaattcgttAAATAACAGCCCCACGAGTGCTTGAGTTGGCGATATTGATGATCAAAATCTTTTCAATCAAAATCTTCTTCTTATTCCAACGGTGATGATCAAAACCATATTGATGATTTGGCCAAAAAGTAagcatttattttttctttaattttacttttagacaAATAAACACTTCCACGAGTATTATTGATTGGATAAAGATTTGATTAATCACATGGAGATAGTGTTCCTTTGGACCTTCATTGGGGAGCAAGAGCAGCACATTTAGGAAAATGAATAATAATTATGTTCCATGGTGTGCTTAATTATTCCAGCTTGCAGGCAATTAGGAAACACACAATTATTTAGCTACTCtcatcaattttttttctctctttgctTTTTGACTTTGTGGTGCCTACAATAATGTAGATGTATAGTAGTATGTTTTAACGAATCTATGTCTAATTGTTGTGGAAAATGAAGGACATAATCCGAATATTCACACACTGTTAATTATACTAATGTTGACAAATTAAAAGAGTAGTTGGAAATAAAAAAGAATGATTGATGACGCTACATCAAGTTAAGATAGGATCTAACCATAATTACCATACCTTAATGTCTTTCTTTTTCACTAATTCTAGAATGGTGGCTGCTTCATTTTTGTCTTTTTCCCATTTTCTAGCTACCTACCTGACTTCTTATTATAAAGTATATATTCAATTAAACATtctattttatgaatttgatttttcaaaaaagcTATCTTCACGCAATAAATCACTCACCAaattaactattatatatttatgtataaatatacgtgttgtttaatttatttttaatatatatttatattttaacaaatattttaTATGAATTACTAATttgatagttaatttttttttgtataaacgtaacataattattaatttttatactgTAAATACTACAACAAAACCTAATTTAAGCGATCATTTGGGAGAACCTGTCAAATAGAAACGCCGTCACTGCAATCCCTACTTTCACATATCAGCGGTGAAACACAACCGCCTCTGAAGCACAAACCCAGCGGCAGCAATCACGCTCGTTCCACGGCGGTTTATGAAATTCGCGCCATTACTTGCTCATtctgcctaatttctctttccttcGCACTTCTCGCTAGCTCCACTACCCACTATTATCTCCCATTACCCCAATTTTTCATTCTTCCCAAATCTAGCGCGCCCAGAACCCCAAGTGCAGTGAAAAGTAAATCTTCGTGCAAAACGAAAATCTGCAACGAATTACTGCTTAGCAAAACTATACATATTTGTTCCTGTCCCTGGTAAGttaattgtgttttttttttttattcttttctgaTTCAATTTTATGCTTCTTCTAGTTAATAATTAGTGATAACCTATTATCTTATTCTCTAGTTGTTTCTCCTTCTTGTTCATCACTCTAAACACACAATTTTCTCTTTTGAAAGCGCAAATTTCTTCAATTTAAGATTACTCTATCTCTTTTTCTATTAGGATTTTCTTTCctctttattttctctatttttcttcAATTAGTCGGGGTAAAATAATCCATTGTTCATTGTCAACTAAGATGCTAACTATATCTTTAGGAGGATTATCCCAAGAATAGAGACCATGTTTTAGTTCTAAATTTTTCTGCGCAAGGTAATCTGCGCTTCTGTTACCTTCTCTACATATATGTACAAAAAAAAACTCCAAATTGGAATCTGGccataactttttttattttgaaaacaggCCATAATTAACCATTAAAATGTTTGGTTTGGTAAAATGGGCTGACGCCCTATAGCTTGTAACCTCAAGGCCCAAATATGTTTTGATTTGGGCCGGGTTGCAATGTTATTTCATAGTTTTGATTTGGgcctttaattattaaaataagattCTATCCATTTCAAAACTAAAACCTGAGTGAGTGTTTTTTCTGGGAAGCTAACAATGGCGCTCCAAGTTCAAGCAGTTCCACCGAGTTGTTCACTCTCTTCTTCCGCGTTatctcgttcttcttcttcttcttctcttcattttcTGGTTTCTCAATCTCATTCTAAAGGCCACGCTACTATCAAGTTCCGAATTTGCTGTTCCAATCAGACTGCTCAAGTTGACACTCTACCAGTTAAGGTACCTTTGGAAGCATCAAACAACACAGAGAACAagattaagaagaagaagaagaagaagagcaaccTGAGACCAAGTTTCTTTGATCAAATTCGTGATAAATGGTCTCACAAATTGGGTTCCCAGAGAGAAAGGCTCCCCTGGCAAGAACAACAAtcagcagaagaagaagaagatgaagatgaagaagaagaagaagatgatgatgatgatgatgaaggtgAAGAGGAAGAGTGTGATCAGAAGAATTCAGCGAGTTACTCTTTGGATTTTCAATTCCCAAAGCGTTTATCTCCTTGGGCTCAAGCAACTAACCGCAAAAGTTCACGTTTTGAGTCTGAATCAGAGTCTGATGCTAAGGAAAATGGCGGCATTGATGGTTCCGTTTTCAAAAGAGAGGAAATTTCTGTGGATAACGGTGAGGTTAGAAGAGGGGTAGAAGAAAAAACGTTTCTTTTGAATAATTCTGTAATGGGAAGTGTGAATGTAGTGGATACAAGTGAAGGAGAGAGGAAAAGGAGAAGTAACACGGCGTTGGCGGAGAGACTGATACCGGAGCATGAACTGAGGAGGCTCAGAAATGTAGCATTGAGGATGGTTGAGAGGTTCGAGGTTGGAGTTTCCGGCATCAATGGGGAGTTAGTGGATTCCATTCATGCAAAGTGGAGGGATAGTGAAGTGGTCAAGTTGAAATTTGAAGGTCCTCTTGGTGCTAACATGAAAAGAGCTCATCACACTCTTGAGGTATATGCCAATTTTCATCAATATTTGCTTCCTATGGTTTAGTTTAGTGATGTTTGATCCATGTAGCTGGCTTATCTAGGATAACAAGGTTAGTTTCTGTTTGCTAACAGGGAGATGCAACCTTGATTTTCAATTTATTGATTGCTTGTTGGATGGTCCTTTTTTTTTTCCCAATTGTTAAGCACAACAATAAATTTTCAAATAAGTAATAGTTTCAACAACAGCAATAGTTTTGATGTGCAACAAGTTGCTTGCAGATACATTGATTTATGAATGTAGAAAGCAGGTTAGAACTAC is from Arachis ipaensis cultivar K30076 chromosome B01, Araip1.1, whole genome shotgun sequence and encodes:
- the LOC107643130 gene encoding cytokinin dehydrogenase 3-like — translated: MAEKTFQFPTYFKLLLIIITTLGKIVTAEEISAVENISDKLRNDTESLWKVSRDFGNIVHEVPAMVFHPASVDDIANLIKSSYSSPVPFAIAARGQGHSTGGQAMARDGVVVDMAALRRERKKKGVGGISIDVYGEYVDVGGEQLWIDVLNETVENGVAPISWTDYLYLSVGGTLSNAGISGQSFRYGPQISNVLEMDVVTGKGDLITCSKQKNSELFHAVLGGLGQFGVITRARISLHPAPTKVKWIRLLYSDFSAFTRDQERLISIKALDYLEGNLLMHQGPINNWRSSFFPLSDHLRIATLITKHKILYCLELSKYYYHHQSQENVNKEIEELLEGMGNIPGFYYEKHVSYVEFLNRVRSGELWLQSQGLWEVPHPWLNLFIPKSQIMQFNSGVFRGIIFKRNITTGPVLVYPMNRSKWDDKMSASIPDEDVFYTVGFLHSTGFDKWNEFDAENKEILKFCSDNGIKVKQYLAQHSTQEEWKNHFGDNKWKVFVERKNQFDPRMILSPGQKIFNNNNLQ